One window of Mycoplasma parvum str. Indiana genomic DNA carries:
- the rpsM gene encoding 30S ribosomal protein S13: MARILGVILPDKKELFIALTKIYGIGITTSKKIIQYWVLNKVFSDNKLTAEEKKKVHEYMTKRVYALTPEELASLSQSIVKLQSLQGEQPEISSFFKDRLLLEGDLRKKISDDLTNLKEIASYVGLRHRRNLPVHGQRTRTNARTRKGPRKTVANKKIEGKK, translated from the coding sequence TTGGCAAGAATATTAGGAGTTATATTACCAGATAAGAAAGAATTATTTATTGCATTAACAAAAATTTATGGAATTGGAATTACTACTTCTAAGAAAATTATTCAATATTGAGTATTAAATAAGGTTTTTTCTGATAATAAACTTACCGCCGAAGAAAAGAAAAAAGTACATGAATATATGACAAAAAGAGTATATGCTTTAACGCCCGAAGAACTAGCTTCTCTTTCGCAATCAATAGTAAAACTGCAATCTTTACAAGGGGAACAACCAGAAATTTCTAGTTTTTTTAAAGATAGACTTTTATTAGAGGGAGATTTAAGAAAAAAGATAAGTGATGATTTGACTAATCTTAAAGAAATAGCTTCTTATGTTGGCCTAAGACATAGAAGAAATTTACCTGTTCATGGGCAAAGAACAAGAACTAATGCAAGAACTAGAAAAGGTCCTAGAAAAACTGTAGCTAATAAAAAGATTGAAGGCAAGAAATAG
- the rpmJ gene encoding 50S ribosomal protein L36: MKVRASVKKICEHCKIVRRKNRIRVICKIAKHKQRQG; the protein is encoded by the coding sequence ATGAAAGTTAGAGCTTCCGTTAAAAAAATATGTGAACACTGTAAAATTGTTAGAAGGAAGAATAGAATTAGAGTTATTTGTAAGATTGCAAAACATAAACAAAGACAAGGCTAA
- the infA gene encoding translation initiation factor IF-1 — MAKESQKFSLEGKVVRMLTAENVKVELSNKKIMDCHLSKKLKRFSSYILEGDPVIVEIDPYDLTKGKIIERIKVR; from the coding sequence ATGGCTAAAGAAAGTCAGAAATTTTCACTAGAAGGTAAGGTTGTGCGAATGTTAACAGCCGAAAATGTTAAAGTAGAGCTTTCTAATAAAAAAATAATGGATTGTCATCTTTCAAAAAAATTAAAAAGATTTAGTTCTTATATTCTTGAAGGGGATCCTGTTATTGTTGAAATAGATCCTTATGATTTAACAAAAGGTAAGATAATAGAGAGAATTAAAGTTAGATAG
- the map gene encoding type I methionyl aminopeptidase, with protein MILNLSNKEEVQAKTNEEIQIMRIGGLIWQAIKEYLLKEVKVGMSLKEIEKLVEIQFEKYGVQPAFKETGKFPYLICTSLNNCVVHGSPTKEVIKEGDKLTIDLGFKYKEFNIDSAFSLFFHPSSDSEENKELEKKIKEYKYLDQLTKASFYEAINELKAELTTGFITEKIETFFKTYFPSKYSLLENFTGHGIGKKLHDYPRIQNFGLTKEQGVKLPAGATICIEPMIIEQENGKWEIGKDGYGVCAKNKNALTIHYEHLVLIQNNGVEILTASQWELEEMRSSWEIIKKFS; from the coding sequence ATGATTCTTAATTTAAGCAATAAGGAGGAAGTACAAGCAAAAACAAATGAAGAAATACAAATTATGAGAATTGGTGGTTTAATTTGACAAGCTATTAAAGAATATTTACTTAAGGAAGTAAAAGTTGGAATGAGCTTGAAAGAGATAGAAAAGCTGGTTGAAATTCAATTTGAAAAATATGGAGTGCAGCCGGCTTTTAAAGAAACTGGAAAATTTCCTTATTTAATTTGTACTTCTTTAAATAATTGTGTAGTGCACGGCTCACCAACAAAAGAAGTAATAAAAGAAGGTGATAAATTAACTATTGATTTAGGTTTTAAATATAAAGAATTTAATATAGATTCAGCCTTTTCATTATTTTTTCATCCTTCTAGTGATAGTGAAGAAAATAAAGAATTAGAGAAAAAAATAAAAGAATATAAATATTTAGATCAATTAACTAAAGCCTCTTTTTATGAAGCAATAAATGAATTAAAGGCTGAATTAACTACTGGATTTATAACAGAAAAAATTGAAACTTTTTTTAAAACTTATTTTCCCTCAAAATATTCTTTGTTAGAAAATTTTACGGGGCATGGAATCGGTAAAAAGTTGCATGACTATCCGAGAATTCAAAATTTTGGTTTAACTAAAGAACAGGGGGTAAAGCTTCCTGCAGGAGCTACAATTTGTATTGAACCGATGATAATTGAACAAGAAAATGGAAAATGAGAAATAGGTAAAGATGGGTATGGAGTGTGCGCTAAGAATAAAAATGCTTTAACAATTCATTATGAACATTTAGTTTTAATACAAAATAATGGAGTAGAAATTTTGACTGCAAGTCAGTGAGAATTGGAGGAAATGAGATCTTCTTGAGAGATAATTAAAAAATTTTCCTAA
- a CDS encoding adenylate kinase family protein yields MVEKNKKFKLIVLIAPPGSGKGTLSELLKDRKSFHVFSAGKMFRTMITQKKENKENNLQEVNKGDYLADEIVNKYAIEELEKILEKAKEYHQEEIYIALDGYPRTMGQAKELEGWSKNKELIIVKLEGLNDLQIQKRLSNRYLCEAHEHIFNELNENFPKDGICPKDGSKLIKRVDDSQLEVMQRRLKLHEALTSPICEYFEKKNITTITIDSSLSIEEMYLSFCEKIRI; encoded by the coding sequence ATGGTAGAGAAAAATAAAAAATTTAAGTTAATTGTTTTAATAGCGCCTCCGGGCTCTGGAAAAGGGACTCTTTCAGAGTTATTAAAGGATAGAAAAAGTTTTCATGTTTTTTCTGCTGGGAAAATGTTCAGAACTATGATTACTCAAAAAAAAGAAAATAAAGAGAATAATTTACAAGAAGTAAATAAAGGTGATTATTTAGCTGATGAAATAGTTAATAAATATGCAATAGAAGAGCTTGAAAAGATTTTAGAAAAAGCTAAAGAATATCATCAAGAAGAAATTTATATTGCTTTGGATGGTTATCCTAGAACTATGGGTCAAGCTAAAGAATTAGAAGGATGATCTAAGAACAAGGAGTTAATCATAGTTAAATTAGAAGGTCTTAATGACCTTCAAATACAAAAAAGATTAAGCAATAGATATCTTTGTGAAGCACATGAACATATTTTTAATGAATTGAATGAAAATTTTCCTAAAGATGGAATTTGTCCTAAAGATGGCTCTAAATTAATTAAAAGGGTTGATGATTCCCAACTTGAAGTAATGCAGCGTAGACTTAAATTACATGAAGCTTTAACTTCACCAATTTGTGAATATTTTGAAAAGAAAAATATTACTACTATTACAATCGATAGTAGTCTTTCAATAGAAGAAATGTATCTTTCTTTTTGCGAAAAAATTAGAATCTAA
- the secY gene encoding preprotein translocase subunit SecY encodes MFQLGSHITAPLVDSSRKNSLSGLAQLLNLFGGGGFKRASIFSVGISPYITSQIIMQILSNDLIKKLTELRKAGELGRVKIELYTRLLTLPFAIITSLGTLYLLNNEGISFIHLWEPPKKDSDLYQTAGGEFNYGNNKPFITFGQLYFTQKVFMVLIFVAGTYIALFLSDLISKKGLGNGISLLIVSGIISSIPENFYSSYEYLSSLEGGAHDVKLLMNIFKFLIYVFFYILVIALMVFITGSVRKIPIQQTGAGLILDNRKLGYLPIKIMPVGIMPVVFAGSIMIFPVGVAELLKSSSPGFNAFIKDYISFGSPTGLLIYFLLIVLFSFLYCQVQFNTEEMCRSFQKQSQFIPGVTIGQETHNYLKMILNKINWFGAPFLGLVTIMPNLLNLWTGIPSQIAFGGTGILLLVSTSLNIYEELLSTHIISKYKAEQEIELSNLEVNSHLAIKNKSPYLLW; translated from the coding sequence TTATTTCAATTAGGTTCTCATATTACAGCCCCTTTAGTTGACTCTTCGAGAAAAAATTCTCTTTCTGGATTGGCTCAATTGCTCAATTTATTCGGTGGAGGCGGCTTTAAACGAGCAAGTATTTTTTCAGTTGGGATCTCCCCATATATTACCTCTCAAATTATTATGCAAATACTTTCTAACGACTTAATCAAAAAATTAACTGAATTAAGGAAGGCTGGAGAATTAGGAAGAGTAAAAATTGAGCTTTATACCAGGCTTTTAACTCTCCCTTTCGCAATAATTACTTCTTTAGGAACGTTATATCTTCTAAATAATGAGGGAATCAGCTTTATTCATTTATGAGAACCTCCTAAGAAAGATTCAGATTTATATCAAACAGCAGGAGGTGAATTTAATTATGGAAATAATAAGCCCTTTATTACTTTTGGGCAACTTTATTTCACTCAAAAAGTTTTTATGGTTTTAATTTTTGTCGCAGGAACTTATATTGCCTTATTCCTTTCAGATTTAATTTCTAAAAAAGGATTAGGAAATGGTATCTCCTTATTAATTGTTTCAGGTATTATTTCCTCAATACCTGAAAATTTCTATTCTTCCTACGAATATCTATCTTCATTAGAAGGTGGAGCCCATGATGTAAAACTACTAATGAATATTTTTAAATTTTTAATCTATGTCTTCTTTTACATATTAGTTATTGCTTTAATGGTATTTATTACAGGTTCAGTTAGAAAAATACCTATTCAACAAACAGGAGCTGGATTAATACTAGATAATAGAAAATTAGGTTATTTACCTATAAAAATAATGCCAGTAGGAATAATGCCAGTAGTATTTGCAGGTTCTATAATGATTTTCCCTGTTGGAGTAGCAGAATTACTCAAATCTTCCTCCCCAGGCTTTAATGCCTTTATAAAAGACTATATTTCTTTTGGAAGTCCTACAGGACTTCTCATATATTTCTTATTAATTGTCTTATTCTCTTTCTTATATTGTCAAGTGCAATTCAATACAGAGGAAATGTGTAGATCTTTTCAAAAACAATCTCAATTTATTCCTGGAGTTACTATTGGTCAAGAAACTCATAATTATTTAAAAATGATTCTTAATAAGATAAACTGATTTGGGGCCCCTTTTTTGGGGTTAGTAACTATTATGCCTAATTTATTAAATTTATGAACGGGAATTCCTTCACAAATTGCTTTCGGAGGTACAGGAATATTATTGTTAGTTTCTACCTCTCTTAATATTTATGAAGAATTATTATCTACTCATATAATTTCTAAATATAAAGCTGAACAAGAGATAGAGCTATCTAATTTAGAGGTGAACTCTCATTTAGCAATTAAAAATAAATCTCCTTATTTACTATGGTAG
- the rplO gene encoding 50S ribosomal protein L15: MKLHYLHYTPGSRGQRRKRVGRGFGSGIGGRSTRGTKGQNARKSGTVRLGFEGGQMPLFRKIGKYGFSNRAFREKIKTIPLSRFEFFPDVKEFNLLKMQELRLIKKRDKKIKLIGNECYLKGIKISAHLFSKGVLAWAEKNGIELQKLEENQIIIC, from the coding sequence ATGAAATTACATTATTTGCATTACACTCCAGGTTCGAGGGGACAACGTAGAAAAAGAGTAGGTAGAGGTTTTGGTAGTGGAATTGGAGGTAGATCAACTAGAGGTACAAAAGGTCAAAATGCTAGAAAATCAGGTACAGTTAGATTAGGTTTTGAGGGGGGTCAAATGCCCCTATTTAGAAAAATAGGTAAATATGGTTTTAGTAATAGGGCTTTTAGAGAAAAAATTAAGACAATTCCATTGTCTAGATTTGAATTCTTCCCTGATGTGAAAGAATTTAACTTATTAAAAATGCAAGAATTAAGACTAATTAAAAAAAGAGATAAAAAAATAAAACTTATTGGGAATGAATGTTATTTAAAAGGTATTAAAATTTCAGCTCATTTATTTTCTAAAGGTGTTTTAGCTTGAGCTGAAAAAAATGGAATTGAATTACAAAAATTAGAAGAAAATCAAATAATAATTTGTTAA
- the rpsE gene encoding 30S ribosomal protein S5, translated as MQDIDNKKVGFYYDYKKSLEDTNFKRKNSNLPNGSSLPQQKDGEDKKKEEERKILNWHLSEFEEKVIKVKRVSKTTRGGRQSRVWVLVTAGNKKGKIGFAIGKSKEYSTAFSKAAKKAAKRAVRVPMNSKGTIYHEFLGKHNASKILLKPAKEGTGIIAGGPVKKLLLLAGYKDLYSKNLGANNPVNMIRATFDALLSQRSPRTIAKLRDKTFNELFHLEPKEKDESIEELNDI; from the coding sequence ATGCAAGATATTGATAATAAAAAAGTAGGTTTTTATTATGATTACAAAAAATCTTTAGAAGATACAAATTTTAAGAGAAAAAATTCTAATTTACCTAATGGCTCTTCTTTACCCCAACAAAAGGATGGGGAAGACAAGAAAAAAGAAGAAGAGAGAAAAATATTAAATTGACATTTAAGTGAATTTGAAGAGAAAGTAATTAAAGTTAAGAGAGTTTCAAAAACTACTAGAGGTGGTAGGCAAAGTAGAGTTTGAGTATTGGTTACTGCTGGGAATAAAAAGGGGAAAATTGGTTTTGCTATAGGAAAATCAAAAGAATATTCTACAGCTTTTAGTAAAGCTGCTAAAAAAGCAGCTAAAAGAGCTGTTAGAGTCCCTATGAATAGTAAAGGTACTATCTATCATGAATTCTTAGGAAAGCATAATGCCTCCAAAATTCTCTTAAAACCAGCTAAAGAAGGTACAGGAATTATTGCTGGCGGTCCTGTTAAGAAATTACTTCTTTTAGCTGGGTATAAAGATTTATACTCTAAAAATTTAGGAGCTAATAATCCAGTAAATATGATAAGAGCGACTTTCGATGCTTTGTTATCACAAAGATCTCCGAGAACTATTGCTAAGTTAAGAGATAAAACTTTTAATGAACTATTCCACTTGGAGCCAAAGGAGAAAGATGAATCAATTGAAGAATTAAATGATATTTAA
- a CDS encoding 50S ribosomal protein L18 translates to MPKDSLLQIKKRQLRRAKRVSSKAKEGKRYILRVKKTNLHLYLLVRSHSTGKMLFSCSTLQLRIKKSGQENLEKLISSLIEKLKERKIDKLSLDRGYHSYTGTLQKVREILLKNEIKI, encoded by the coding sequence ATTCCTAAGGATAGTCTTTTACAAATTAAAAAAAGACAGCTTAGAAGAGCTAAAAGAGTCTCTTCTAAAGCTAAAGAAGGGAAAAGATATATTTTGAGAGTTAAAAAAACTAATTTGCACTTGTATTTATTAGTTAGATCTCATTCTACTGGAAAAATGTTATTTTCTTGCTCAACTTTACAATTGAGAATTAAAAAGAGTGGTCAAGAAAATTTAGAAAAATTAATTTCTTCTTTGATAGAAAAATTAAAAGAGCGAAAAATAGATAAATTGAGTTTAGATAGAGGATATCACTCCTATACGGGAACTTTACAAAAAGTTAGAGAAATTCTTTTAAAAAATGAAATAAAAATATAG
- the rplF gene encoding 50S ribosomal protein L6, which yields MSRIGNRKLVVPFEIQIEISPHNLLFKKDGKSREIKYDSKLVQVKLENSTLSFFRGDSSKFSNMMQGTLNSLSLGAIIGLTKGFQKKLIIEGVGYKVIQKGEEIHLSLGYSKDVILKIPKDIQLEITSNGKEMLLKSHNKEILGEFVALIKKQRSVEPYKGKGIRIDGEYVMRKQGKSSEGMKK from the coding sequence TTGTCTCGAATAGGTAATAGAAAATTAGTTGTTCCTTTTGAAATTCAGATTGAAATCTCTCCACACAATTTGTTATTTAAAAAAGATGGAAAAAGCAGAGAAATTAAATATGATAGTAAATTAGTTCAAGTAAAGTTAGAAAATTCAACTCTTTCTTTTTTTAGAGGAGATTCCTCTAAATTTTCTAATATGATGCAGGGAACTTTAAATTCTCTTTCTTTAGGAGCAATTATTGGATTAACTAAAGGTTTTCAAAAAAAATTAATTATTGAGGGGGTAGGTTATAAAGTTATTCAAAAAGGAGAGGAAATTCATCTTTCATTGGGATATTCAAAAGATGTTATTTTAAAAATACCGAAGGATATTCAATTAGAAATTACTTCTAATGGTAAAGAAATGCTTTTAAAATCTCACAATAAGGAAATTTTAGGAGAATTTGTAGCTTTAATAAAAAAACAAAGATCTGTTGAACCTTATAAAGGTAAAGGAATTAGAATTGATGGCGAGTATGTAATGAGAAAACAAGGTAAGAGTTCAGAAGGTATGAAAAAATAA
- the rpsH gene encoding 30S ribosomal protein S8 — protein sequence MVTDLVADALNQIKLGSRVKKKEVSFWSSKLLEEILRVMEEEGYIRGFVTKIENNKRRSTVYLKYKDGISSICGLKKITTPSRFVSAKAKKLPILMCGLGTVVVSTSQGVMCEKTARKKGLGGVILAYIW from the coding sequence ATGGTAACAGATTTAGTAGCTGATGCTCTAAATCAAATAAAGCTAGGAAGTAGAGTTAAGAAAAAAGAAGTTAGTTTTTGATCTTCTAAATTATTAGAAGAAATATTGCGGGTTATGGAAGAAGAAGGTTATATTAGAGGTTTTGTGACTAAAATAGAAAATAATAAGAGAAGAAGCACTGTTTATTTGAAATATAAAGATGGTATTTCTTCTATTTGTGGTTTAAAAAAAATAACTACTCCTAGCAGATTTGTAAGTGCTAAAGCTAAAAAACTTCCCATTCTAATGTGCGGATTGGGGACAGTAGTTGTTAGTACTTCTCAAGGAGTAATGTGCGAAAAAACAGCTAGAAAAAAAGGATTAGGAGGGGTTATTTTAGCCTATATCTGATAA
- a CDS encoding type Z 30S ribosomal protein S14, translated as MARKALILKQRRKPKFKTRAYTRCGRCGRSRAVFRDYMLCRLCFRDLAVWGYIPGITKASW; from the coding sequence ATGGCAAGAAAAGCTTTAATACTTAAACAAAGAAGAAAGCCGAAATTTAAAACAAGAGCATATACTCGCTGTGGAAGATGCGGAAGATCTAGGGCAGTATTTAGAGACTATATGTTATGTAGATTATGTTTTAGAGATTTAGCTGTTTGGGGTTATATTCCTGGAATTACTAAAGCTTCATGGTAA
- the rplE gene encoding 50S ribosomal protein L5, whose amino-acid sequence MSSFEWTLKKKYKEEIVPSLMKEFNFTTPMQVPRLQKIVVNVGCGDGAKEKTFIESSFKELELVLAQKPLITKAKGSISEFKLREGQAIGLKATLRNDRMWSFAEKLFKIALPRVRDFKGISKKSIDRQGNLNVGIREQIIFTELNYDKVKKIRGMNISFITSLQNREASIALFAHLGCPFSKN is encoded by the coding sequence ATGTCTTCTTTTGAGTGAACTCTAAAAAAGAAATATAAAGAGGAAATTGTTCCTTCTTTAATGAAAGAGTTTAATTTTACTACTCCTATGCAAGTGCCTAGATTGCAAAAAATAGTGGTAAATGTTGGGTGTGGTGATGGGGCGAAGGAAAAGACTTTTATTGAATCTTCTTTTAAAGAGCTAGAGTTAGTGCTCGCTCAGAAACCTTTAATTACTAAAGCTAAAGGTTCAATTTCCGAATTTAAATTAAGAGAAGGTCAAGCTATAGGTCTTAAAGCTACTTTAAGAAATGATAGAATGTGATCATTTGCTGAAAAGTTATTTAAAATAGCTCTTCCAAGAGTTAGGGACTTTAAGGGAATTAGTAAAAAATCTATCGATAGACAAGGTAATTTAAATGTAGGAATAAGAGAGCAAATTATTTTTACTGAATTAAATTACGATAAAGTTAAAAAAATAAGGGGAATGAATATTAGTTTTATAACTTCTTTGCAAAATAGAGAAGCTTCTATCGCTTTATTTGCTCATTTAGGTTGTCCTTTTTCTAAAAATTAA
- the rplX gene encoding 50S ribosomal protein L24: protein MNRLKKGDLVRVMTGSQKGKEGKIKEIFTKEERAIVEGVNIARVYKKGRGPVDMERSIHLSNLALLSTGRKPEPMKVSYIFKNGKKERVNRKSKKD, encoded by the coding sequence ATGAATAGATTAAAAAAAGGAGATTTAGTTAGGGTAATGACTGGCTCTCAGAAAGGTAAAGAAGGGAAAATTAAAGAAATATTTACTAAAGAAGAAAGAGCAATTGTGGAGGGGGTTAATATTGCTAGAGTATATAAAAAAGGTAGAGGTCCTGTAGATATGGAGAGATCTATTCATCTGTCTAATTTAGCTTTGTTATCTACTGGTAGAAAGCCAGAACCTATGAAAGTTTCTTATATATTTAAAAATGGAAAAAAAGAAAGGGTAAATAGAAAGAGTAAAAAAGATTAA
- the rplN gene encoding 50S ribosomal protein L14 — translation MIQALSRLNVADNTGAKEVGVIKVYGGSRRRYASIGDIVLVSVKKLSTFSGVKKGEMFKALIVRTKTGIKRKSGAILRFDENACVLLKNDGTILGTRVFGPLTRELKEKGYNKLISIAEFVL, via the coding sequence ATGATACAGGCACTATCTAGATTAAATGTTGCAGATAATACAGGAGCTAAGGAAGTTGGGGTTATTAAAGTTTATGGAGGTTCTAGGAGAAGATATGCAAGTATTGGAGATATTGTTTTAGTTTCTGTGAAAAAATTATCTACATTTTCTGGGGTTAAAAAGGGTGAAATGTTTAAGGCTTTAATAGTTAGAACTAAAACTGGAATTAAACGAAAATCAGGAGCAATTCTTCGTTTTGATGAAAATGCTTGTGTTTTGCTAAAAAATGACGGAACTATTTTAGGAACTAGAGTATTTGGACCTCTAACTAGAGAGTTAAAAGAAAAGGGATATAACAAGTTAATTTCAATTGCTGAATTTGTTCTTTAA
- a CDS encoding uS17 family ribosomal protein yields the protein MSGAKSLKKYKILTGQVISVRPKTIVVRIRRIYRIPKYGKLKIKYKKCHAHDERNIAKIGDIVSIRSSRPRSALKRWSLITTKIESSMTK from the coding sequence ATGTCTGGAGCGAAAAGTCTTAAAAAATACAAAATATTAACAGGTCAAGTTATTTCTGTGAGACCCAAAACCATTGTTGTTCGAATTCGAAGAATTTATAGAATTCCAAAATATGGTAAATTAAAAATTAAATATAAAAAATGTCACGCTCATGATGAAAGAAATATAGCCAAAATAGGAGATATTGTGAGTATTAGAAGTTCTAGACCTAGATCGGCATTGAAAAGATGATCTTTAATAACTACAAAGATAGAGAGTTCTATGACTAAATAG
- the rpmC gene encoding 50S ribosomal protein L29, whose product MLKELRESDTETLKSMLFKLKVKLLEYRFQLGQGSLKNVSLIKATRRTIAQLLTILHERKERFSNQDLARFMKEAEEEKLAQEKKTKSK is encoded by the coding sequence ATGTTAAAAGAGTTAAGGGAATCTGATACAGAAACTTTAAAGTCAATGTTATTCAAACTAAAAGTAAAGCTTTTGGAGTATAGATTCCAATTAGGTCAAGGATCTCTTAAAAATGTTAGTTTAATTAAAGCGACTAGGAGAACAATTGCTCAGCTTTTAACAATATTGCATGAACGAAAAGAACGATTTAGTAATCAAGATTTGGCAAGATTTATGAAAGAAGCTGAGGAAGAAAAATTGGCGCAAGAAAAGAAAACTAAATCAAAATAG
- the rplP gene encoding 50S ribosomal protein L16, whose protein sequence is MQPKRTKWRKPHKVSYEGKAKGNRYLSFGSAGLRALEGAWITERQLEAARIAISKRLGKTGRMWIRIFPHLSLTKKPLEVRMGSGKGAPDHFVATVKIGTIMFEVEGLPEKEVLKTFYKASAKLPIKTETIFRDKTNLKI, encoded by the coding sequence ATGCAACCAAAAAGAACAAAATGAAGAAAACCTCATAAAGTTAGTTATGAAGGTAAAGCTAAAGGAAATAGATATCTCTCTTTTGGTTCTGCAGGTCTTAGAGCTTTAGAGGGGGCTTGAATTACTGAAAGGCAGTTGGAAGCTGCAAGAATTGCTATCTCTAAAAGATTAGGAAAGACTGGAAGAATGTGAATAAGAATTTTTCCACATCTTTCTTTAACTAAAAAACCTTTGGAGGTGAGAATGGGTTCTGGAAAAGGAGCTCCAGATCACTTTGTAGCGACTGTAAAAATTGGAACAATTATGTTTGAAGTTGAAGGACTTCCAGAAAAAGAAGTATTAAAAACTTTTTATAAAGCTAGTGCTAAACTTCCGATAAAAACAGAAACCATTTTTAGAGATAAAACTAATCTAAAAATTTAA
- the rpsC gene encoding 30S ribosomal protein S3, which translates to MGQKSNPNGVRLGFNKNWLSRWNAPDKKHAALWILEDEKIRKFLSKECRDGILAQIEIERFTNLQGIWTLSITLHLIEIGLYNHGEAQSRLIRLLKKLTNNKWEINLTFLELRNPGVSAIVLTNEIVDLLEARTPLRLVMKKVMKKAMYSGARGVKIQVSGRINGADMARIESSTEGEIPCSTLRADIDYYYKIARTTYGVLGVKVWVNRGLYFGTYFAPMPDRVRVYKDESGKYLISQST; encoded by the coding sequence ATGGGACAAAAAAGTAATCCTAATGGCGTTAGATTAGGTTTTAATAAAAATTGACTTTCTAGATGAAATGCTCCAGATAAAAAACATGCAGCTTTATGAATTCTTGAAGATGAAAAAATTAGAAAGTTCTTAAGTAAAGAATGCAGAGATGGAATATTGGCCCAAATTGAAATAGAAAGATTTACAAATTTACAGGGAATTTGAACTCTTTCAATTACTCTACATTTAATTGAAATTGGTCTTTATAATCACGGAGAAGCTCAGAGTAGATTAATAAGACTGCTAAAAAAGTTAACTAATAATAAATGAGAAATTAATTTAACTTTTTTGGAATTGCGAAATCCTGGAGTTAGTGCTATTGTTTTGACCAATGAAATAGTGGATTTATTGGAAGCAAGAACTCCATTGCGGTTGGTGATGAAAAAAGTAATGAAGAAAGCTATGTATTCGGGAGCTAGAGGAGTTAAGATTCAAGTTTCTGGTAGGATTAATGGAGCTGATATGGCCCGAATAGAAAGTAGTACTGAGGGGGAAATTCCTTGTTCTACTTTAAGGGCAGATATAGATTATTATTATAAAATAGCTAGAACTACTTACGGAGTTCTAGGAGTTAAAGTTTGAGTTAATAGAGGATTATATTTTGGAACTTATTTTGCTCCTATGCCAGATAGAGTTAGAGTGTATAAAGATGAATCAGGAAAATATTTAATTTCTCAAAGTACTTAA
- the rplV gene encoding 50S ribosomal protein L22, which yields MLVRVVHKNVKVSPKKAILVCRLIQGKSLAEAYKILNSINEKKTVKLLSKLLLEASANAVNNYAMRGDNLHIQECVANKGMILKRAFYRAKGRTDLRLKRFSHLSVTLREGEQIKRVKEGRKKYEGKELSTKKAESQANE from the coding sequence ATGTTAGTTAGAGTTGTTCATAAAAATGTGAAAGTTTCTCCTAAAAAAGCAATTCTTGTTTGTAGATTAATACAGGGAAAATCCTTGGCAGAAGCTTATAAAATATTGAATTCAATTAATGAGAAAAAAACAGTTAAATTATTAAGTAAATTACTATTAGAAGCTTCTGCAAATGCTGTTAATAATTATGCAATGAGAGGGGATAATTTACATATTCAAGAATGTGTAGCTAATAAAGGAATGATTTTGAAGAGAGCTTTTTATAGAGCTAAAGGAAGAACTGATTTAAGATTAAAAAGATTTTCTCATCTTTCAGTAACTCTTAGAGAGGGAGAACAAATAAAGAGAGTTAAAGAAGGAAGAAAAAAATATGAAGGTAAGGAATTGAGTACTAAAAAAGCTGAATCACAAGCTAATGAATAA